From the genome of Ictalurus punctatus breed USDA103 chromosome 28, Coco_2.0, whole genome shotgun sequence, one region includes:
- the npas2 gene encoding neuronal PAS domain-containing protein 2 isoform X1 gives MDKLSEFGVLCPSSRREWETTSCVDDFMDEDEKDRAKRASRNKSEKKRRDQFNVLIKELCTMLQGQGHPRKMDKSTILQRTINFLQKQKEITAQTETCEIQQDWKPSFLSNEEFTQLMLEAMDGFLIALRLDGNIIYVSDSVSSLIGHLPSDMVDQNILNFLPEREHAEVYKLLSAHLLMSEHISTDYLEGNETHVEFCCHLVRGNIDPKDVPTYEYVKFVGDFKFQNSVAASSCNGYELMFPRPLQTSLEEQMCLVAAVRLVTPQFLKDLCSVEDPCDEFTSRHSLEWKFLFLDHRASPIIGYLPFEVLGTSGYDYYHVDDLELIAQCHKQLMQCGKGKSCYYRFLTKGQQWIWLQTHYYITYHQWNSKPEFIVCTHTVVSYAEVRAERRREYGLEESADICTTSVKGQEVCLDVCAPMDAPRDRIGSARSASSHSSHKSTHTAPSDSASNSSVRYKESCTSSRQSASIATENSNRLSHGTSKTLIQRQASLEPLPPSPSCSQASVMHQAVCAGLPQPQLGVMHQLTEHLEKRRLILQHDIKTQQQELHHIKEKLELTNLQMLLQQPVHVDFPQQASAPNSQSGVLHHNNTQHPKPPHCTPHTASAHTLHREQPSSSTTQQRLVQMQSMCVPVQTHTSLTMPLYSNPMMFSPNQGYRNTLDTHTHHAQHTHRQTDADNGPGGQLRMLLNQPVQNLVPDSSGTPTSHFSTTIHQTKYLDQQMMAPSFPVQQVSCNAVLVPSPVFTSPIVITHNSFITPRAPPTYTPNPQNTQQGLHIQQHQQFFQMQPQGLIQSGPSQAFFHTTNIQPQSTVGYIQQQQPQQQQQQQHLHSQPSASSLSDYRNILPR, from the exons ATGGACAAGCTTTCCGAATTTGGCGTCCTTTGTCCGTCCAGCAGGAGGGAATGGGA AACCACCAGCTGTGTGGATGATTTTATGGACGAAGATGAGAAAGACAGGGCTAAAAG ggcaTCCCGGAATAAATCCGAGAAGAAAAGGCGAGACCAGTTCAATGTGCTCATTAAGGAGCTGTGCACAATGCTGCAGGGCCAAGGCCACCCACGCAAAATGGACAAGTCCACCATCCTGCAGAGGACCATCAACTTCTTGCAAAAGcagaaag AGATTACGGCACAGACGGAGACCTGTGAGATTCAGCAGGACTGGAagccttcttttctcagcaACGAGGAATTTACCCAGTTGATGCTGGAG GCAATGGATGGTTTCCTGATTGCACTTAGGCTGGACGGGAACATCATCTACGTATCTGACAGCGTCTCCTCTCTCATCGGGCATTTACCA TCAGACATGGTGGACCAAAACATCCTGAATTTCCTGCCTGAGCGTGAACATGCCGAGGTCTACAAACTGCTCTCAGCACACCTGCTCATGAGCGAGCACATCAGCACGGACTACCTGGAGGGCA atgagaCCCATGTCGAGTTCTGCTGCCACTTAGTCCGAGGGAACATCGACCCGAAAGACGTGCCCACGTACGAGTATGTCAAATTCGTCGGAGACTTCAAGTTCCAGAACAGTG tggcTGCTTCATCATGTAATGGCTACGAGCTGATGTTTCCCCGTCCGCTGCAGACCTCACTGGAGGAGCAGATGTGTTTAGTGGCTGCAGTTAGACTGGTCACACCACAGTTCCtaaag GACTTGTGTAGCGTGGAAGACCCATGTGATGAATTCACATCGAGACACAGCCTAGAGTGGAAGTTCCTCTTTTTAGACCACAG ggCCTCCCCCATCATCGGCTACCTGCCGTTTGAGGTGTTGGGGACGTCGGGATACGATTATTATCACGTGGATGATCTGGAGCTCATCGCTCAGTGCCACAAGCAGC tgatgCAGTGTGGGAAGGGGAAGTCGTGCTATTATCGCTTCCTGACTAAAGGGCAGCAGTGGATCTGGCTGCAGACGCACTACTACATCACCTACCACCAGTGGAACTCCAAACCCGAGTTCATcgtctgtacacacactgtagtcag ttaTGCTGAGGTTCGTgctgagaggaggagagagtaCGGGCTGGAGGAGAGCGCTGATATTTGCACCACCTCAGTAAag gggcaGGAGGTGTGCCTGGATGTGTGTGCTCCTATGGATGCACCGCGAGACAGAATCGGCAGCGCTCGATCAGCTTCTTCACACAGTTcacacaaatccacacacactgcaccgTCTGACTCGGCGT CAAACTCTTCGGTCCGGTATAAAGAAAGCTGCACGTCGTCACGGCAGTCGGCGTCTATAGCAACCGAGAACTCCAACAGGCTGAGCCACGGAACCtcaaag acCCTGATTCAGAGACAGGCCTCATTGGagcccctccccccctccccctcctgcAGCCAAGCCTCAGTCATG caCCAGGCTGTGTGTGCAGGTCTTCCTCAGCCTCAGTTAGGAGTGATGCACCAGCTGACGGAGCACCTGGAGAAGCGGAGACTCATCCTGCAGCACGACATCAAAACCCAGCAACAGGAACTCCATCACATCAAAGAGAAACTAGAGCTCACTAAcctgcag atgttgcTGCAGCAGCCTGTGCATGTGGATTTTCCTCAGCAGGCTTCAGCTCCAAATAGCCAGTCAGGAGTCCTTCaccacaacaacacacaacaccCCAAACCCCCACACTGCACACCACACACAGCCTCGGCTCACACACTGCACCGAGAGCAGCCCAGCAGCTCCACCAcgcag cAGAGGCTGGTGCAGATGCAGAGCATGTGTGTCCCggtccaaacacacaccagcCTGACGATGCCGCTCTACAGCAACCCCATGATGTTCTCGCCGAACCAGGGATACCGCAACacactggacacacacacacaccatgcgcAACACACCCACCGGCAAACAGATGCAGACAACGGGCCTGGCGGACAGctacg GATGTTGTTAAACCAGCCGGTGCAGAATCTGGTTCCAGACAGCAGTGGAACACCGACATCACACTTCAGCACCACCATCCATCAAaccaa atATTTGGACCAGCAGATGATGGCCCCCTCTTTCCCGGTGCAGCAGGTCAGCTGTAATGCCGTTCTAGTCCCCTCCCCTGTGTTCACGTCACCAATCGTGATCACCCACAACAGTTTCATCACTCCTCGGGCCCCGCCCACCTACACGCCCAACCCCCAGAACACTCAGCAGGGCCTGCACATCCAACAACATCAGCAGTTCTTTCAG ATGCAGCCGCAGGGTCTCATTCAGAGCGGCCCCAGTCAGGCCTTTTTCCACACAACCAACATCCAGCCGCAAAGCACTGTGGGATACATACAGCAACAACAACcgcaacaacagcagcagcagcagcaccttCATTCCCAGCCTTCAGCAAGCAGCCTATCAGATTACAGAAACATCCTTCCACGGTAG
- the npas2 gene encoding neuronal PAS domain-containing protein 2 isoform X2 produces the protein MDKLSEFGVLCPSSRREWETTSCVDDFMDEDEKDRAKRASRNKSEKKRRDQFNVLIKELCTMLQGQGHPRKMDKSTILQRTINFLQKQKEITAQTETCEIQQDWKPSFLSNEEFTQLMLEAMDGFLIALRLDGNIIYVSDSVSSLIGHLPSDMVDQNILNFLPEREHAEVYKLLSAHLLMSEHISTDYLEGNETHVEFCCHLVRGNIDPKDVPTYEYVKFVGDFKFQNSVAASSCNGYELMFPRPLQTSLEEQMCLVAAVRLVTPQFLKDLCSVEDPCDEFTSRHSLEWKFLFLDHRASPIIGYLPFEVLGTSGYDYYHVDDLELIAQCHKQLMQCGKGKSCYYRFLTKGQQWIWLQTHYYITYHQWNSKPEFIVCTHTVVSYAEVRAERRREYGLEESADICTTSVKGQEVCLDVCAPMDAPRDRIGSARSASSHSSHKSTHTAPSDSASNSSVRYKESCTSSRQSASIATENSNRLSHGTSKTLIQRQASLEPLPPSPSCSQASVMHQAVCAGLPQPQLGVMHQLTEHLEKRRLILQHDIKTQQQELHHIKEKLELTNLQMLLQQPVHVDFPQQASAPNSQSGVLHHNNTQHPKPPHCTPHTASAHTLHREQPSSSTTQRLVQMQSMCVPVQTHTSLTMPLYSNPMMFSPNQGYRNTLDTHTHHAQHTHRQTDADNGPGGQLRMLLNQPVQNLVPDSSGTPTSHFSTTIHQTKYLDQQMMAPSFPVQQVSCNAVLVPSPVFTSPIVITHNSFITPRAPPTYTPNPQNTQQGLHIQQHQQFFQMQPQGLIQSGPSQAFFHTTNIQPQSTVGYIQQQQPQQQQQQQHLHSQPSASSLSDYRNILPR, from the exons ATGGACAAGCTTTCCGAATTTGGCGTCCTTTGTCCGTCCAGCAGGAGGGAATGGGA AACCACCAGCTGTGTGGATGATTTTATGGACGAAGATGAGAAAGACAGGGCTAAAAG ggcaTCCCGGAATAAATCCGAGAAGAAAAGGCGAGACCAGTTCAATGTGCTCATTAAGGAGCTGTGCACAATGCTGCAGGGCCAAGGCCACCCACGCAAAATGGACAAGTCCACCATCCTGCAGAGGACCATCAACTTCTTGCAAAAGcagaaag AGATTACGGCACAGACGGAGACCTGTGAGATTCAGCAGGACTGGAagccttcttttctcagcaACGAGGAATTTACCCAGTTGATGCTGGAG GCAATGGATGGTTTCCTGATTGCACTTAGGCTGGACGGGAACATCATCTACGTATCTGACAGCGTCTCCTCTCTCATCGGGCATTTACCA TCAGACATGGTGGACCAAAACATCCTGAATTTCCTGCCTGAGCGTGAACATGCCGAGGTCTACAAACTGCTCTCAGCACACCTGCTCATGAGCGAGCACATCAGCACGGACTACCTGGAGGGCA atgagaCCCATGTCGAGTTCTGCTGCCACTTAGTCCGAGGGAACATCGACCCGAAAGACGTGCCCACGTACGAGTATGTCAAATTCGTCGGAGACTTCAAGTTCCAGAACAGTG tggcTGCTTCATCATGTAATGGCTACGAGCTGATGTTTCCCCGTCCGCTGCAGACCTCACTGGAGGAGCAGATGTGTTTAGTGGCTGCAGTTAGACTGGTCACACCACAGTTCCtaaag GACTTGTGTAGCGTGGAAGACCCATGTGATGAATTCACATCGAGACACAGCCTAGAGTGGAAGTTCCTCTTTTTAGACCACAG ggCCTCCCCCATCATCGGCTACCTGCCGTTTGAGGTGTTGGGGACGTCGGGATACGATTATTATCACGTGGATGATCTGGAGCTCATCGCTCAGTGCCACAAGCAGC tgatgCAGTGTGGGAAGGGGAAGTCGTGCTATTATCGCTTCCTGACTAAAGGGCAGCAGTGGATCTGGCTGCAGACGCACTACTACATCACCTACCACCAGTGGAACTCCAAACCCGAGTTCATcgtctgtacacacactgtagtcag ttaTGCTGAGGTTCGTgctgagaggaggagagagtaCGGGCTGGAGGAGAGCGCTGATATTTGCACCACCTCAGTAAag gggcaGGAGGTGTGCCTGGATGTGTGTGCTCCTATGGATGCACCGCGAGACAGAATCGGCAGCGCTCGATCAGCTTCTTCACACAGTTcacacaaatccacacacactgcaccgTCTGACTCGGCGT CAAACTCTTCGGTCCGGTATAAAGAAAGCTGCACGTCGTCACGGCAGTCGGCGTCTATAGCAACCGAGAACTCCAACAGGCTGAGCCACGGAACCtcaaag acCCTGATTCAGAGACAGGCCTCATTGGagcccctccccccctccccctcctgcAGCCAAGCCTCAGTCATG caCCAGGCTGTGTGTGCAGGTCTTCCTCAGCCTCAGTTAGGAGTGATGCACCAGCTGACGGAGCACCTGGAGAAGCGGAGACTCATCCTGCAGCACGACATCAAAACCCAGCAACAGGAACTCCATCACATCAAAGAGAAACTAGAGCTCACTAAcctgcag atgttgcTGCAGCAGCCTGTGCATGTGGATTTTCCTCAGCAGGCTTCAGCTCCAAATAGCCAGTCAGGAGTCCTTCaccacaacaacacacaacaccCCAAACCCCCACACTGCACACCACACACAGCCTCGGCTCACACACTGCACCGAGAGCAGCCCAGCAGCTCCACCAcgcag AGGCTGGTGCAGATGCAGAGCATGTGTGTCCCggtccaaacacacaccagcCTGACGATGCCGCTCTACAGCAACCCCATGATGTTCTCGCCGAACCAGGGATACCGCAACacactggacacacacacacaccatgcgcAACACACCCACCGGCAAACAGATGCAGACAACGGGCCTGGCGGACAGctacg GATGTTGTTAAACCAGCCGGTGCAGAATCTGGTTCCAGACAGCAGTGGAACACCGACATCACACTTCAGCACCACCATCCATCAAaccaa atATTTGGACCAGCAGATGATGGCCCCCTCTTTCCCGGTGCAGCAGGTCAGCTGTAATGCCGTTCTAGTCCCCTCCCCTGTGTTCACGTCACCAATCGTGATCACCCACAACAGTTTCATCACTCCTCGGGCCCCGCCCACCTACACGCCCAACCCCCAGAACACTCAGCAGGGCCTGCACATCCAACAACATCAGCAGTTCTTTCAG ATGCAGCCGCAGGGTCTCATTCAGAGCGGCCCCAGTCAGGCCTTTTTCCACACAACCAACATCCAGCCGCAAAGCACTGTGGGATACATACAGCAACAACAACcgcaacaacagcagcagcagcagcaccttCATTCCCAGCCTTCAGCAAGCAGCCTATCAGATTACAGAAACATCCTTCCACGGTAG
- the npas2 gene encoding neuronal PAS domain-containing protein 2 isoform X3 — MDKLSEFGVLCPSSRREWETTSCVDDFMDEDEKDRAKRASRNKSEKKRRDQFNVLIKELCTMLQGQGHPRKMDKSTILQRTINFLQKQKEITAQTETCEIQQDWKPSFLSNEEFTQLMLEAMDGFLIALRLDGNIIYVSDSVSSLIGHLPSDMVDQNILNFLPEREHAEVYKLLSAHLLMSEHISTDYLEGNETHVEFCCHLVRGNIDPKDVPTYEYVKFVGDFKFQNSVAASSCNGYELMFPRPLQTSLEEQMCLVAAVRLVTPQFLKDLCSVEDPCDEFTSRHSLEWKFLFLDHRASPIIGYLPFEVLGTSGYDYYHVDDLELIAQCHKQLMQCGKGKSCYYRFLTKGQQWIWLQTHYYITYHQWNSKPEFIVCTHTVVSYAEVRAERRREYGLEESADICTTSVKGQEVCLDVCAPMDAPRDRIGSARSASSHSSHKSTHTAPSDSASNSSVRYKESCTSSRQSASIATENSNRLSHGTSKTLIQRQASLEPLPPSPSCSQASVMHQAVCAGLPQPQLGVMHQLTEHLEKRRLILQHDIKTQQQELHHIKEKLELTNLQASAPNSQSGVLHHNNTQHPKPPHCTPHTASAHTLHREQPSSSTTQQRLVQMQSMCVPVQTHTSLTMPLYSNPMMFSPNQGYRNTLDTHTHHAQHTHRQTDADNGPGGQLRMLLNQPVQNLVPDSSGTPTSHFSTTIHQTKYLDQQMMAPSFPVQQVSCNAVLVPSPVFTSPIVITHNSFITPRAPPTYTPNPQNTQQGLHIQQHQQFFQMQPQGLIQSGPSQAFFHTTNIQPQSTVGYIQQQQPQQQQQQQHLHSQPSASSLSDYRNILPR; from the exons ATGGACAAGCTTTCCGAATTTGGCGTCCTTTGTCCGTCCAGCAGGAGGGAATGGGA AACCACCAGCTGTGTGGATGATTTTATGGACGAAGATGAGAAAGACAGGGCTAAAAG ggcaTCCCGGAATAAATCCGAGAAGAAAAGGCGAGACCAGTTCAATGTGCTCATTAAGGAGCTGTGCACAATGCTGCAGGGCCAAGGCCACCCACGCAAAATGGACAAGTCCACCATCCTGCAGAGGACCATCAACTTCTTGCAAAAGcagaaag AGATTACGGCACAGACGGAGACCTGTGAGATTCAGCAGGACTGGAagccttcttttctcagcaACGAGGAATTTACCCAGTTGATGCTGGAG GCAATGGATGGTTTCCTGATTGCACTTAGGCTGGACGGGAACATCATCTACGTATCTGACAGCGTCTCCTCTCTCATCGGGCATTTACCA TCAGACATGGTGGACCAAAACATCCTGAATTTCCTGCCTGAGCGTGAACATGCCGAGGTCTACAAACTGCTCTCAGCACACCTGCTCATGAGCGAGCACATCAGCACGGACTACCTGGAGGGCA atgagaCCCATGTCGAGTTCTGCTGCCACTTAGTCCGAGGGAACATCGACCCGAAAGACGTGCCCACGTACGAGTATGTCAAATTCGTCGGAGACTTCAAGTTCCAGAACAGTG tggcTGCTTCATCATGTAATGGCTACGAGCTGATGTTTCCCCGTCCGCTGCAGACCTCACTGGAGGAGCAGATGTGTTTAGTGGCTGCAGTTAGACTGGTCACACCACAGTTCCtaaag GACTTGTGTAGCGTGGAAGACCCATGTGATGAATTCACATCGAGACACAGCCTAGAGTGGAAGTTCCTCTTTTTAGACCACAG ggCCTCCCCCATCATCGGCTACCTGCCGTTTGAGGTGTTGGGGACGTCGGGATACGATTATTATCACGTGGATGATCTGGAGCTCATCGCTCAGTGCCACAAGCAGC tgatgCAGTGTGGGAAGGGGAAGTCGTGCTATTATCGCTTCCTGACTAAAGGGCAGCAGTGGATCTGGCTGCAGACGCACTACTACATCACCTACCACCAGTGGAACTCCAAACCCGAGTTCATcgtctgtacacacactgtagtcag ttaTGCTGAGGTTCGTgctgagaggaggagagagtaCGGGCTGGAGGAGAGCGCTGATATTTGCACCACCTCAGTAAag gggcaGGAGGTGTGCCTGGATGTGTGTGCTCCTATGGATGCACCGCGAGACAGAATCGGCAGCGCTCGATCAGCTTCTTCACACAGTTcacacaaatccacacacactgcaccgTCTGACTCGGCGT CAAACTCTTCGGTCCGGTATAAAGAAAGCTGCACGTCGTCACGGCAGTCGGCGTCTATAGCAACCGAGAACTCCAACAGGCTGAGCCACGGAACCtcaaag acCCTGATTCAGAGACAGGCCTCATTGGagcccctccccccctccccctcctgcAGCCAAGCCTCAGTCATG caCCAGGCTGTGTGTGCAGGTCTTCCTCAGCCTCAGTTAGGAGTGATGCACCAGCTGACGGAGCACCTGGAGAAGCGGAGACTCATCCTGCAGCACGACATCAAAACCCAGCAACAGGAACTCCATCACATCAAAGAGAAACTAGAGCTCACTAAcctgcag GCTTCAGCTCCAAATAGCCAGTCAGGAGTCCTTCaccacaacaacacacaacaccCCAAACCCCCACACTGCACACCACACACAGCCTCGGCTCACACACTGCACCGAGAGCAGCCCAGCAGCTCCACCAcgcag cAGAGGCTGGTGCAGATGCAGAGCATGTGTGTCCCggtccaaacacacaccagcCTGACGATGCCGCTCTACAGCAACCCCATGATGTTCTCGCCGAACCAGGGATACCGCAACacactggacacacacacacaccatgcgcAACACACCCACCGGCAAACAGATGCAGACAACGGGCCTGGCGGACAGctacg GATGTTGTTAAACCAGCCGGTGCAGAATCTGGTTCCAGACAGCAGTGGAACACCGACATCACACTTCAGCACCACCATCCATCAAaccaa atATTTGGACCAGCAGATGATGGCCCCCTCTTTCCCGGTGCAGCAGGTCAGCTGTAATGCCGTTCTAGTCCCCTCCCCTGTGTTCACGTCACCAATCGTGATCACCCACAACAGTTTCATCACTCCTCGGGCCCCGCCCACCTACACGCCCAACCCCCAGAACACTCAGCAGGGCCTGCACATCCAACAACATCAGCAGTTCTTTCAG ATGCAGCCGCAGGGTCTCATTCAGAGCGGCCCCAGTCAGGCCTTTTTCCACACAACCAACATCCAGCCGCAAAGCACTGTGGGATACATACAGCAACAACAACcgcaacaacagcagcagcagcagcaccttCATTCCCAGCCTTCAGCAAGCAGCCTATCAGATTACAGAAACATCCTTCCACGGTAG